The sequence below is a genomic window from Harmonia axyridis chromosome 1, icHarAxyr1.1, whole genome shotgun sequence.
ATTCTTCATGCACTTCTAATTGCGATGATGATTGCAGCAGTTCAAATTGTTCATCAGGATGTACTACGGACTGTCAAAGACCATGTAGAAAAAGATGTAACAACAACGAGTGCCGTAGTAAATGTGATGTGAAAGAACCCGAAGAACCAGTTGTAcagaaaacaaaagaaatcttAATAACACCTCAAAAAGATTCGGGAAGTAAAACAAACAGCGTAAACGATATCAAAAATGACTACAACGTTAATATTAATCCGAACATCACTCTGACTAACACAATAAGTAATATTAACAACATTAGCGTTCCTATAAATGTAACATCGATAAACATGAACAATATACGTGTAAGTACTGCTGATGCCAGAAGCACTCAAACAAATATTACGGCTGGTGGTTGCTCTGGGAAGAACCCACCTCCTGATTGCGGAAGGAACCAAAGGCCGATAATAATCCTCCCATATCCTCAAAGGACGCAACTACCTCCTCCACAACCTAGGGTTATTGTGCAGCCTATAGTTCGGGAACCAATAATTGTCCAGGCACCTCAAACTCCACCGCCACCTCAACGAATTCCAATTATTGTTCCTACTCCCATAATACAGCAAAATCCCGTTCCAGTTCCTGTTCCTGTTCAACCACAACCTATTGTTCAGCCCATACCACAGTACTACTGGTTTTCTCAGCAGTATATCCGACAACCACAACAAACTATAATCGCTCAACCTCAGCAACAAGTGATATACACGCCACAACCTCAACCTTGTGGTTCTCCTGAAGGACTATGCGGTTCTAGTTGCTTAAATCAACCATGTTCATCTCGAACTCAACAGATGATTCCCATAAATTATGGAATTCCCTCATCAACCTGTCAAGGAGGAGGCTGTCCAAGCAAATTCATGTACGCTCTTACTAGCCCTTATAtttcatcaaaccaagtagctCAGTACAGTGGTGTTAATCCTTATTATGCAAGAACCGGTCTCCCACAGTATGGTGCAATTGGTTCCATAGATGCAAGAAATGGACTCTCACAATATGGTGCAATTGGTTCAGTAGATGCAAGAAATGGACTCTCACAGATGGGAGCCTTGACTTCGTACGCTTCAAGAAATGGAGTACcacaatataataattttcaaagtaATTTCATGAATCAACTACCAGTTGGAGTAGATTCATATTTTATACCAGATCAATTGTCAAGTTATCAGATACAAGGTGGAAATTCCACGAAAATTGCTAACACATCAAATTGATGTgtgatatttataaataaactcttaTGCTCACTTCTTAATCATAGACGTTATTCTTCATCTGTTCTATTTGAGAACTTCAATCCCCGAACATAATCTGAAAAACAATGTTTGATTATGTATCATGATCATTATTTAAATTCTTAAAATTGGGACATAACCTCTCCCCCATTAAttagaagaaatagaaaaaagttgtaagtaacaatttaaaaaaaaattataaataattgaaagattttgctttttcaaagtgtGGGTAACCCCCTTATGAGTCAAGTCTAGTTACGCCAATGAAGACTATGGTTTGCATATGTAGGGTACCTATTGACGTTCTCTTGAGAAGaatcaatttttcttcatcaatcTTTCTTGTTTTTAAACTTCTACTATTTTTCTaatagaattataataattctattttataagttgaacaatattgaaaatattaattactgGTATTAACCATTTATTGTTTGTACATCAGGTACAATACCGGTCAGAAAGGTTGATAACACTGGTGGCAAATATGACCTTAGGAGAGCACTTGGCGTGAGCCCAGAGAACTAGAGACCACCTTATACTTCGTTAATCTATGGACCACATCGGGCACAGCTTGGCGATATGTTCATATTAATTTGTATGTTGAATTAATGATTCAAGATtgacttttttcttctttttcttcttcttcttcattcttcTTTTTTAGGCGATTCGCCTGTTTCTTTCCGTCGAATCTCTGCCTACACCGACAAATTGTCGCTCCATCGCTTTCGAGGGCGTCCTAAACTTCTGCGACCTAGTGGTGATTTATCGCGTGCAATTCTGACCATCCTTTCCTCGTCCATTCTACTTATGTGGTCGTTCCATTCTCTCTTTCGACCCAATACCCACTCATTGATATTTTCCACCCCGCATGTTCTCCTTATATTTTCACTTCTCTCCCGGTCGAGTAGTGTCTTTCCAGCTATTCTGCGAAGTACCCTCATTTCGGTGGTCTCCAGTAGTTGTCTTGTCCTCGCTGTGTCTGGTCGAGTTTCAGCGGTGTATGTCATAGTTGGTCTTACTACTGCTTTATAAATTCTGGCCTTTGTTTCCACTTTGATGTTTTTATTTCGCCACACCGTGTCACTCAAACATCCCGCCACTCTTGTTGCCCTCACAGTTTGTGCCCTCACTTCCTCCTCAACATCACCACAGCCTGATAATTCTATGCCCaggtatttgaatttcatttcttgtTGGATGATATTGCCGTCGACTTCCAGTTTGCATCTTAATGGTGTTTTTGATGTTGTCATGCATTTGGTTTTCTGGGTTGATATTGTCATATTGAATGATTTGGCAGTGCAATTGAAACGATGTAACAGCCGTTGGAGGTCGTCTTCACTCTCAGCCACCAGTACGGCGTCATCGGCATAGCagagaatttttatttcacgGTCGCCCATTCCGTATCCCTTTAGTGTCCGTACATTCCCTATCACCTCGTCCATAATGATGTTAAAGAGGAGAGGGCTCAAGGAATCTCCCTGTCGAATGCCACGGCCCACTGCAATTGGCTCAGTCAAGGTCCCGTTTATTCTCGCCCGAATCCAATTTTCCTTGTATACGTTCCGAACGGTCTGAATGAGAAAGAGAATGAGAAGACGTCCTTTAACTGCACACGATCGAACGCTTTCTCTAAGTCAACAAAACACATATATGCTGGCCTGTTGTATTCTATTGATTTTTCCTTGATTTGTCTTAAAACAAACACCGCATCCGTGCATGATCTACCCGTTCTGAATCCCTGCTGTTCGTCTGCTAAGGATGTTAAGCTGATAATTTTGTTGGCCATGACTTTAGTGGTAAGTTTCAGATTGACTTTTTTGACGATATTTTATCTTTAATTCcgaatttatattatttatgattATAATTTCAACGCTATTGCCAGCTATAATTTCTAGTTGCAGGaacattcattaaaatttaatgccacatTAAAATCAATCCTCCATTAAACGGTGCAGGTAGGCTCCTAATACAgtaggattaaaattttaatgacatcattaaattaattcaattaaattttaactattccatttttgaatttatatacagggtgttccgatTAAAAAAGTGTTACTTTGATCTATATCTTCGTTTTCTAACActgtatatatgaaaataattttaaattgtgctTCTTACTACCCTATATACATCACAAAGAAAgatttatatatgtataatatatcTTCATTTAAGGCTCCCACAAACCAATGTGTCAAATGCGAATATTAGTACCACGTCTGAGCCTCGATCCTATTGATTATTCAATTCGTAATTTTCTGTTACTCTGAAAATAAGAGTCGAAAACGATTATTTTATTACCACTATTGTTCTGAAGCCAATTTTTATAGTCTAAGATCCAGCGGATGGCAGACCACACACTAAtagaattattaaatttcaccgaaatgtattatttttgaatgaattaaatttttatccTACTACGCCACTTCTAAGCGGAAACGTGAGTCGGCCATATTCAGATACCCTTCTGATCACCCCCTGCCAGTACTGACGATGCCTCAGAGGAAGAGGCGAAGAGGAACGAAAGTTTATTCGAGGAGAAAGAGCGAGTTGTGAGGACGGAAAAGCAATGCTTAACATGCCATCGGCGCTGTCGCTGCGAATTCGCATCAAGTGAGGGGCTTTGAGTTGTGCCATGCGCTGCACATGTTGATCAAGACGCGAGGAGCCGTGATGTTGAGTCGCCACAACACAACGTTGTGCAAGCTGGTTACGACTTTTTCGCCCCACGTCGAGGCGAAGAGTTCTCAAGACAATTTTGGTTCGCCCGTTCTCGAAGGGATTGGGTGTTTCAACATACCCTCACCGATGGTATAGCCACTCAGTGATCCCTGCCAAATACTCCTCTATCTCCATAGCGGAGCATCGTGCCTTCCGATAGATGCGCAGCTCACAATGTCATCTCTCAAGCAAGCAAAGAGTAACTTCATCCATATTCTTATCTATTATGTACTCAggccaattttttcaatagctATTTTCACTCAGTTGCCCTAAGTGAAGAGATCCCGTGCACAAAGTAATAATAACGATTGTGGTAATTTGGTATATTACTGTGATTCTTTGTGCTGAACAACATCAATTGTGTTTTGAAGCATTGCAATTTCTTGGGTATGTCAAAGAATAGATTCATAGCGGCAATGCGAAGTTAGCTAGAAGCTTCGAGGGCAAACTTAATGAACTCGAAAAAGAGAACAACATTAAGATTTCCCGACTTTCAACAAATGTATCATGAAAAAATGGAAGTCTTCTAACAGCAATTGATATCAGTACTGTACCTCACAACCCGACAAATATAAACGACCAACTTTCTAGCAGACCACTATCCCAACTCTTGATCCTAGGCCTCTGTGAGACTATTCAGATGCTTAGTACTCTTATAAAAATAagattttgttttaattatacATATCATAGTTTTATTGTATCTAATTACTCTGATTCAAATAATTCTTTTCACTACAATTGGTCATCATATTGTATTCAGGCATAAAGCAGATACTTTATAAGATGATAATTATACAAATATTCACTCTTTTGCAATTCACAACCactttatttcattatattatatccAATCACTAagatttctaatgaaaattAGGTTTATTTAAATGATGCTGTATATTCACAATGATATATcaatagaaaacaaaaaattaaaaattaattcataatcttaactcaagatgaaaataaaactgGAAAacattctgaatttttcaaatttaacaaaCATGCTTGATAAGTAGTTGAAAATTCTGGAATTGATAGCAAACATACTTCTTGGCCATCAGGACCTGAAATgtgagaataataaaatattaacaaCAACTTTCTAGCACCATcgaaagaaataatttcaatttgaagtttcaaCAAACCTCAATTAGAACTAaataatactgaaaaaattagcTTTGAATATTTTAAACCACTTAAttccagttgaaaattttttgaagcaAGATATTCTATCAAAAATTAACATTAGAATTTGAGAGATCAAATAATCATTCTTAGAAATATAACATATGCATTTAAATTGATATGAGTCCTAGTAATACCTTTACATTCTGAATTAAAATGgtataatcatttgaataacaataaaaagagagaatttctcGAATCAGTGTACAgtgattgaaatgaaactcACCTTTCACTTTTCTTGTACCAAAATTCTCCTGATTCCCTGCAAAAAATACATGAGGACAATCGTCAATTATGAATGGATCCTCTTCATAGAAGGGAAAGCAACCTAATGTGTCAGGAGCAGTTGGGGCCAAATGGGACCACTTCAGACAACTTTCTAGTGCATCGAGAGGATCTTTCAGTTCAGAAAAACGTAAAATATCTCTTATTGGTTGTCCAGATGAACCTAACACCGTCAAACCTCCTAAAGAACATTTATATGGATTTGGAACTTGATTGAATGACTTATACTTCGAAGATTCTGGGAACATACAGTGATGGAGAGGCTGCTGTGGCAGGATATGATTTGAAGGATCATTTTCACCAGGCATAATATCGACATCAATAATTTGGCATAGATTGACTAAGAATCCATCTAAAATTTTTACAGCATCAATAGTATCAGTCGATTCTGGAACTCTGGAAGTCATGGATATTGTAGGTTTAGCCTTCTCAGGAATTGTCCTTATACTATTTCCAGCTATAATTACTCTGCATATATCTTTAGAGTTAATTTCTTGATTTAAAAGTATCAAACCAGACAGCCATTGTATTATAATTTGTAAAAATATATTAGTCTTCTCTAAATGAACCAAATCTAATCCACTCAGAAACAAAACATAAATATTGTGTTCAAAAAGAGGACGTTGTATCTGATTATGAAAACCCACAAATATATAGTCCTCGACTGTAAATTTTCCTTTACCAATATCAGAACCTAATAAGGCACATGTTATACCTGTAACGAGCTCCTCTTTTTTCAAGtttcctgaaaaaatatatatatctcAGCATTCATTAAAAGTAAAGGGCAACTTAAAATGATAGCTTACCTAATATCTGATACCTCTGCAATTCATCTTCAATCAATAAAACATCTGAATCATCAGTGAAATTAGTGAGTATTGGCTGGGGAACTAATTGATTAGCTTCTGATAGTTGTTTAACAATGGATGGTTTGAGTTTCTGATCCTTAAATAATGTTCCAATGACTATACATTTATCACAGTCTGTTTCTGAAAGTTTATGTAGTTTCACAATGAGATATTCTTCTCCCCATTTCTCTTTAGCTTtttgaataagaacattccGCATAAGTTCAAGGCGAGTTAAATATATACTGCAATAttgttttttgtaatttctagttgatgTTATGAACTTCTTCGAATGATTTTCATATATAACAGAAGATCTTTTCACTAATGTATTGTCCATTTCCTGCTACTTTCAAATCTATGGAATATATTGATGATATATATTAAAAAAGATACTTTTGTAAAAGC
It includes:
- the LOC123684701 gene encoding uncharacterized protein LOC123684701, which produces MDEVIGNVRTLKGYGMGDREIKILCYADDAVLVAESEDDLQRLLHRFNCTAKSFNMTISTQKTKCMTTSKTPLRCKLEVDGNIIQQEMKFKYLGIELSGCGDVEEEVRAQTVRATRVAGCLSDTVWRNKNIKVETKARIYKAVVRPTMTYTAETRPDTARTRQLLETTEMRVLRRIAGKTLLDRERSENIRRTCGVENINEWVLGRKREWNDHISRMDEERMVRIARDKSPLGRRSLGRPRKRWSDNLSV
- the LOC123682321 gene encoding uncharacterized protein LOC123682321, which produces MKHFVFLGICLLLIISSIPYGQSDSSCTSNCDDDCSSSNCSSGCTTDCQRPCRKRCNNNECRSKCDVKEPEEPVVQKTKEILITPQKDSGSKTNSVNDIKNDYNVNINPNITLTNTISNINNISVPINVTSINMNNIRVSTADARSTQTNITAGGCSGKNPPPDCGRNQRPIIILPYPQRTQLPPPQPRVIVQPIVREPIIVQAPQTPPPPQRIPIIVPTPIIQQNPVPVPVPVQPQPIVQPIPQYYWFSQQYIRQPQQTIIAQPQQQVIYTPQPQPCGSPEGLCGSSCLNQPCSSRTQQMIPINYGIPSSTCQGGGCPSKFMYALTSPYISSNQVAQYSGVNPYYARTGLPQYGAIGSIDARNGLSQYGAIGSVDARNGLSQMGALTSYASRNGVPQYNNFQSNFMNQLPVGVDSYFIPDQLSSYQIQGGNSTKIANTSN
- the LOC123679921 gene encoding DNA polymerase delta subunit 2 — translated: MDNTLVKRSSVIYENHSKKFITSTRNYKKQYCSIYLTRLELMRNVLIQKAKEKWGEEYLIVKLHKLSETDCDKCIVIGTLFKDQKLKPSIVKQLSEANQLVPQPILTNFTDDSDVLLIEDELQRYQILGNLKKEELVTGITCALLGSDIGKGKFTVEDYIFVGFHNQIQRPLFEHNIYVLFLSGLDLVHLEKTNIFLQIIIQWLSGLILLNQEINSKDICRVIIAGNSIRTIPEKAKPTISMTSRVPESTDTIDAVKILDGFLVNLCQIIDVDIMPGENDPSNHILPQQPLHHCMFPESSKYKSFNQVPNPYKCSLGGLTVLGSSGQPIRDILRFSELKDPLDALESCLKWSHLAPTAPDTLGCFPFYEEDPFIIDDCPHVFFAGNQENFGTRKVKGPDGQEVCLLSIPEFSTTYQACLLNLKNSECFPVLFSS